Proteins encoded by one window of Lathyrus oleraceus cultivar Zhongwan6 chromosome 1, CAAS_Psat_ZW6_1.0, whole genome shotgun sequence:
- the LOC127105826 gene encoding uncharacterized protein LOC127105826: MDDQRTLRQFAAPDINYNDFCIEYSDVSVPFELKSGLIHLLPRFSGLAGEDPHKHLKEFQVVCSTPLRPEGITEDHIKLRAFPFSLQVAAKDWLYYLESNSVTTWNDLKRVFLERYFPASRAASIRKDICGIRQGNESLAEYWERFKQLVSSCPQYQITEQLLIQYFYEGLLPMDRNILDAASGGALVDKTPVAAKALIENMSLNSQQFTTRNNSMVQTKGVNDIQVSSSDKALETRIKELTSLVKQMVVGKPQTAKLCGICTSTEHPTDTCPILQDDSVTQLPQAYAPNLYNQNRYNSTPDLSTNKYHPNWRNHPNLRYGNLQQNPPQVAAPAPSRPSLEDLVKQMAANNLQFQQRTDSSIQTLNTQMGQLATQINNMQAQGSNQLPAQTVVNPKDSNANVSAISLRFGKVTKTAPEKNKKNIEVTSEREPTPSEHVSSEKIKEKEYVPPVPFPHRVLKNKRIEERDKEREILDVFRKVAVNIPLLDVIKQVPKYAKFLKDLCTSKKRLKGNERINLGRNISALIQPKHSPEKAIVSSLNQAIPQKCKDPGTFYIPCTIGDSKFDNCMLDLGAGINVMPTSVYNNLDLGPLQHTGLIIQLANRSNARPIGVVEDVLVQVNDLIFPADFYILDMYGETNSSRSPIILGRSFMKTAKTKIDVDDGTMSMEFGDIVAKFNIFDAMKHPLEEHSIFHIELISELVDDTFSKLVIV; encoded by the exons ATGGATGATCAAAGAACATTAAGGCAGTTTGCTGCTCCTGATATTAATTATAATGACTTTTGTATTGAATATTCTGATGTTTCGGTTCCTTTTGAGTTaaaatctggtttaatacacttgttgccaaggtttagtggtcttgcaggtgaggatccgcataagCATCTCAAGGAATTTCAGGTTGTCTGCTCTACACCATTGAGACCTGAAGGAATCACCGAAGATCACATCAAGCTGAGAGCCTTCCCGTTTTCACTACAGGTTGCTGCCAAggattggttatattatcttgagtCGAATTCTGTCACGACTTGGAATGATTTGAAGAGAGTCTTCCTAGAGAGATACTTTCCTGCCTCCAGGGCTGCATCGATCCGAAAAGAtatatgtggtattagacagggaaatgagtcattggctgagtattgggagagattcaaacaaTTAGTATCCAGCTGCCCTCAATATCAAATTACCGAACAACTGCTTATTCAATATTTCTATGAGGGATTGTTACCAATGGATAGaaacattcttgatgctgctagtggtggagcacttgtcgATAAAACTCCAGTTGCTGCTAAAGCTctgattgagaacatgtcactcaACTCCCAACAATTCACAACCAGAAATAATTCTATGGTCCAAACAAAAGGTGTGAATGACATTCAGGTTTCCTCTTCCGATAAGGCTTTAGAAACCAGAATTAAAGAGCTTACTTCTTTAGTGAAACAAATGGTAGTGGGTAAACCTCAAACAGCAAAGttgtgtggtatttgtacttctaCTGAACATCCAACTGACACATGTCCTATTCTTCAAGATGATTCAGTCACTCAGTTGCCTCAAGCTTATGCACCCAACCTTTACAATCAAAACAGGTACAATAGTACTCCTGAcctgtccaccaacaaataccatcccaattggaggaaccatcccaaccttcgatatggaaacctacaacagaacccacctcaagtggctgcccctgcaccttccagaccatccttagaagatcttgtcaaacaaatggccgccaacaatctccaattccaacaaaggaccgattctagcattcagaccttgaacacgcaaatgggacaacttgctactcaaataaataacatgcaagctcaagggtcgaaccagcttccagcccaaacagttgtcaatccaaaggattctaatgctaatgtgagtgcgaTTTCGTTGAGATTTGGAAAGGTTACAAAAACAGcccctgaaaaaaataaaaaaaatattgaggtaacatctgaacgtgaacctactccatctgaacatgtttcatctgaaaaaattaaagaaaaggagtatgtgccaccagtccccttcccacatagagttctgaaaaataaaagaattgaggagAGAGACAAGGAAAGAGAGATATTGGATGTTTTTAGAAAAGTTGCGGTAAACATTCCGCTTCTTGATGTTATTAAGCAGGTCCCAAAGTATGCAAAATTTCTAAAAGACTTGTGCACAAGTAAGAAAAGGTTGAAGGGAAATGAGAGAATAAATTTGGGACGAAACATTTCAGCCCTTATCCAGCCTAAACATTCACCTGAAAAAGCTATTGTTTCATCCCTCAATCAGGCCATACCCCAAAAGTGCAAGGATCCAGGAACTTTTTATATTCCATGTACcattggggatagtaaattcgacaattgcatgcttgatttgggagcaggcattaatgttatgcctacttctgtttATAATAACCTTGATCTTGGTCCTTTACAGCATACAGGTTTAATCATTCAACTAGCGAACAGAAGTAATGCTCGCCCTATTGGAGTAGTGGAAGATGTgcttgttcaagttaatgacttgatttttcctgcagatttctACATTCTAGACATGTATGGAGAAACAAATTCAAGCAGATCgcccatcattttaggcagatCGTTCATGAAAACAGcgaaaacaaaaattgatgtcgacgatggaaccatgtccatggaatttggtgacattgtcgcaaaatttaacattttcgatgccatgaaacatcccTTGGAGGAGCATTCTATTTTTCATATTGAATTGATCTCTGAGTTGGTTGATGACACCTTTTCTAAAtt GGTGATAGTATAA